Below is a window of Aquarana catesbeiana isolate 2022-GZ linkage group LG11, ASM4218655v1, whole genome shotgun sequence DNA.
cataaagccccaactggtggagggctgcagtgatggttgactttctacaactttctcccatctcccaactgcatctctggagctcagccacagtgatctttgggttcttctttacctctctcaccaaggctcttctcccccaatagctcagtttggccggacggctagctctaggaagggttctggtcgtcccaaacatcttccatttaaggattatggaggccactgtgctcttaggaaccttaagtgcagcagaatttttttttgtaaccttggccagatctgtgccttgccacaattctgtctctgagctcttcaggcagtttgacctcatgattctcatttgctctgacatgcactgtgagctgtaaggtcttatatagacaggtgtgtggctttcctaatcaagtccaatcagtataatcaaacacagctggactcaaatgaaggtgtagaaccatctcaaggatgattagaagaaatggataGCAAATGAGTTaactatatgagtgtcacagcaaagggtctgaatacttaggaccatgtgatatttccgtttttcttttttaataaatctccaaaaatgtcaacaattctgtgtttttctgtcaatatggggtgctgtgtgtacattaatgaggaaaaaaatgaacttaaatgattttagcaaatggctgcaatataacaaagagtgaaaaatttaagggggtctgaatactttccgtccccactgtaagcctCTCTATTCCCGGTGGCTGTACGGCCCAGTGTCTGACAGGTTGGagacccccgctttaaacttcaCACAAAATATATATCACCAGATTTTGTCCGTTTTGACTGTCATTATTCTCTGTGACACTTTCCCATTACCACAATGTGTATATACCAATGCTGTTGGTTGGAATTTTGCTGGCATTGTGCACCTGATATGAAGGCTCTGAGCAGGTCACACAGCTAAAAGATGAGTGCTTTTGTtacagaggtggggaggggtgtgtgggggtcttttttttttaattttatctatgtgtttttttttttttttttcaggctataAAGTATGGTAGGATACAGCAGAAGAAATCTATAAAATACTTTGATTTATTCTTGTTatgattatttattataattaaaaCGTTTTTTCTAAAATGAGGATGCGATTACAATCATCCATAATTGTGATTTCCTTTACAGGGAAAGGCACTGGACTTTTTGGGAATCAATGAATCGGACACAAGATGGTTCCAGGAGTTTCAGTTGAAGCCGTATGCCAACCCAGCAAAACTGGAATCTATAGATGGTTAGAAGTATAATGGGCTGAGATAACTCTATACAATGAATATACACAGAACAGTTTCTGAAAACTGAACCAAGTAAAATATAGCACTTTATTACATTGGAATCTttgaaaaaataaagagaaaagaagCTCAACTGTATTGTTACTGAAACAGATTTTATAAGTCCCCCAATCTTTAGCAGATGTTGTACAAACCATACACAGCCAGTAACATTTCACTGGTAAAGTGGTTATGCAAAGGAAATGGCTCTGAGATGTAAGACATCACTTGTCATTATTTTAAGAGCATTGGCTTGAATCAATACAATAATGGATAAAAGAACATGGCAAGCTTGGCCATTTACTTTTTAATTTTGATATTGCACTGTTAATTTTTAATTGGCTTCAGCAGGGACCGTAATGTAGCACTTGAACATTGGCCAGAAATATTGAAATGAGCCACTAAAAGGCCAACATTTTCCCCCAGTCACAGGCTTTCCTACTTTGTAAACTGTATAAATGTACTCTACCCACTCAGAGCATCTAAATCAGCAGCCGCTAAAAATAAGAAATGATTCAGGTAAGGGATGAACTGATGCGGTTACCAGAAGAGTGCTAAAATGCCCTCCCTCCAAACATGCATAGATATACTATTACAAGGCCCCTTTATCCACCCACACTGGAGTGCAGTTTGCCGCATCCACGCACCATATGTAACATGTGGTGCACTGTGGCTGAGCACACATTGGCTCCTGCATACAGAAGTTTATGAATACCTCCTTCCTAACTTCCTCCTAGGACACCTTATCACTGCACTTTAACAACCAATGCTTTCTGACCAGTATGGGTGAAACCTAAGGGTGGCCATATTGgtagaatctcggccagttcaacagaaactggccgagattcaaaaaatgtatgggcaggttgaatgtaccaagttgatcgatcaacttgggtacaacaagcctgcaGGATTTTGTatgcgattatcactagcagctagtatagccgctagcaataatcactgtcttcactcagtggggacagcttcccccgctgggagaatacaatggctcggtaggagggattcccctgtcaacacggtggttacaggaaagaaatttgctctgtgtatggacTGCTTAATGCTCATCTTTTGAAAAAGAAATCATTTTGATCCAAATTCATTTTGTTTCCTTATTAGGTTCTCGTTATCATGCACTGTTAATCCCACATTGCCCCGGGGCTATGACTGACTTGGCAAACAGTGGCTATCTGGCTAGAATTTTGCAGCACTTCAAAGCAGAGAAGAGTAAGTTGGGAGGGAAGGTATAACATTGCATATAGAAAAGTATAACAAATCAATTGTTGATTTGTCTTtactctgtctgtctgtctgtctgtctatctatctttgTACTGGCACACAGTTGAGAGAAAAGGGGTGGGGGTTATAGTACCTGGTTCAGGCAATATtttgtgtgcaaaggtgtatttgcttagGAAGAATAACTCGCCTTTAACGTtcggtgtcctacatgtgtggatgctgctgcaatttgtaaaactattatgccctgtacacactaccggttttgcagtcggaataaactctgaaggtttttacgacggaattccgctcaagctgtcttgcatacacacggtcacaccaaattccgaccgtccagaacgccgTGACAtaaacgggactagaaaacggaagttcagtagccaatagcttccgtctcgtacttgcttcagagcatgcatcgtttttggtgcgtcggaacagcatacagacaagcattttttccgatagtaatttgttccgtcggaaaaatatagaacatgttctctatctaaatccgtctgaattttcgacagaaaaagtccgatagggcatacacacggtcgaaatatacgatgaaaagctcccatcggactctttctgtcggaaattctgcttttgtgtacacggcattagtctagtTTTTAGAATGGTATGCCTTCAGATTGTGCATTGACTAAAAAAAAGGTGGAGAAACACTGTGTTAAAGTATACAACTAAAGCCAAACCTTTTATTCACTATAGATAAAATAGGAAAGGGTCAAAACTCCTGtccttctatttatttattttttttttactttttttaattacttgtCCTGTTCaagagatttaaccacttcaagtccagacactttcacccccttccaggccaggccagttttcagcaatgtcacacattgaatgataattactcaggcatgcaacactgtacccgaataaaattgttatcatttttatgagacggatagagctttcttttggtggcatttaatcatcactgggatttttttgctatataaacaaaaaaagtcagaaaTTTTTGAGAAAAATtgttgtttcttttataaaattgtgcaaatctttatttaataaatttaggccaaaatgttttctgctacatttatttggtaaaaataacccaaatccaccattttattattttgactgtgtgaaagttatagagtcttcaGTCTATGATATATAAACGTATTTGAAAATCGATTAgtcttgatgtactgatggcctatcatttcttgagaccctaaatgtcaggacagtacagatatcccccaaatgacccgtttttggaaagtagacaatccaaagtatttagtaagaagtatggtgagtttttttgaagtagtcatttttttgtccaaatttttttggaaaatgaacaaAATGAATTTGTTTGTATAATCACTTTTTACTGAGCAGTTCAGGAAAAATACAAAAACAGCGGTCTTTGTCTGCACAGGTATAGAGGTAGTGTCATAAAGTCAATAAGTGGTAATTATACCAGTATAAAAAGATAAATATAAGATTTCCAGTAACAATCATATGCATCGTAAGTTGCAGCATCTTGCGTATCCAAAACTGAGACTTGAAGAACCACAAGGATTACATAGTTTGATATGTGTGAGAAGAAGCAAAGCTTCTCACTCTATGTTCATTAGACATTTCATTGCTCTGCAAAACGGTATCGGTATAATGGATGGTCAGAGTGAGTAGACGATAAACCACTAACCACGATAAAATAAAATTCCATAACattttaactctaatgccctgtacacacggtcagattttccaacggaaaatgtgtgataggaccttgttgtcggaaattccgaccgtgtgtaggctccatcacacattttccattggattttccgacacacaaagtttgagagcaggctataaacttttccgacaaaaaaatccgttgtcggaaattctgatcgtgtgtacacaaatccaacgcacaaagtgccacgcatgctcagaataaataaagagatgaaagctattggctattgccccgtttatagtcccgatgtacgtgttttaagtcaccgcgttcagaatgattggattttccgacaactttgtgtgaccttgtgtatgcaagacaagtttgagccaacatccgtcggaaaaaatcctaggattttgttgtcggaatgtcggatcaatgtctgACCCTGTGCACAGGGCATTAGCCCCCTTTATTTATGCTTTAGAAATACAACACAATATACTACAACAAACAAATCTTACCTACCATGTCATCTTTTTTTCCTATACAAGGCACAATAGGATATTGAAATGCCACATTTTACTATAGTCTAACAGAATAATGAGAGCATGATTTCACATCATACTGAGTTTGCCCAAATTTAATCTGAATTTGACTGGATTCTTTCTTATCTCATAATTGAGTTTGTAAAGGGACAACTTTTTTCCACTGTAGGAGATTGAGGGCTCTTCCAAGTGAGCAGGATCAACTTTGtagcataaaaatataaaatacaaaacaagGTCTTCGCATGTACCTTCTTTGATGagagaggtttgggactttgtatgaagcatgcagCTGGGAGGGCGACCATGATGCAAATTGTGTCTGACCAGTTCGTTATATAACTGTAATTACTACATTTCAATACAATGCACATAAAGAGTACAATAGAATAAAAATGTATTCCATATATGATGTGTACAACCAAAACATCATAATAATATTGCATAataatccataataataataacccatgtatcaaacattacatatataaaaatgcatgattgttacaatattttgcaataaaacagaataaaattgaTGGAATGATCCTGACTGTAAACATGATAGTGGCATCAACagagcttgacgcgtttcatggatgaccgccactcatcaggagcaggtgcttgatatatatctataattaataataattaatactgTTTTATTGAAATATGTTGTAACAATCATGcacttttatatatgtattgtgtgatGCATGGGTTATGTGTCTGACATTATTATTATGGATTATTATgctatattattatgctatattatTATGAAGTTTTGGTTGTACACATCATATATGGAATACATTATACTCTTTATGTGCATTGTATTGAAATTTTGTAATTACAGTTATGTAATGAACTGGTCAGACACAATTCgcatcatgccccccccccccagctgcctgcttcatataaagtcccaaacctctctCTTCAATGAATTGtcaaacagggatggaggcattgtACCTACGAGTcctatgcctcatataaagtcccaaatctccccttTCATCCAAGCATGTACCATCTAACACCTTGAGAAGTCAGGTTCCAGAGTTGAACATCAGGGAGTCCTGAGACCGTAGACTTTTGTTATATTTTAAAGGTTATGTTTAGCTGTGAGGATAAAGTGACTTATGCAGTTACATTTGTTATCCCATCTAACAGTACCCTTGCATTGATGCTTTTGTAAGCTTTTTACTGCTCCCTTTCTCATTGCACAGCTCTCTTGAAATCCTAGATAGCAACTGTGAAAACCTACTTTCACTTGTATTCCTTCATCCTTCCTTTCCTCTATttgctaaaagtggttgtaaaggctgaaggtttttaaccttcatgcattctgtgcatgaaggtaaagaaccttctgtgtgctgccccctccccctctaatactcacctgagccccctttcAATCCAGCTATGTTCATATGAGACTTAGCTGTCcctggactccctctcctcattggctgagaccagtcaatcacagccagtgagccaataaggagagagcggaggggggggcagggccaagtctcgtctctgtgtcttatgggtgcatagagcagtggcttgggagcgagcatgcagcgGTGCCCCCAGTGAAAGTGTCTTTCTGGGGGGGGGCACTGCTcgaggaggaggagctaggagcaccgGCGAGTGaacagaagaggatcggggctgctctgtgcaaaaccactgcacagagcaggtaagtatgacatgtttgttatttaaaaaaacaagcttTAATATAATTTAACCCAACTTGCAACCAATCAAGAAAAGAGGGATTACGTAGATTGAACGCAGACTGCAAATTAGACTTTTGAAGTATACTCAGTGTTTACACAGATTTTTTGCAGCTGCTGCCCAAGTATTGCTAGAGAACTGTGACGAGAGAGCGAGAAAAGAGCTTACAACAGGATAACTGGCATTGTTAGCATGCATAGCAAGAGAAATAGCATGGTTCACTTTAAGGGTTTAGTTTAAGGGGGTAGTAAGCATTACCTTGTTGTGTGCTAAATTCATTATTtggatttaataaaataatttgttCAGCTCTGATAATTTTTTAACACGCGAAAACAGTTTATTATACCTTAAATTCATGTGCTGCAATTCCTGGGCTTGAAAATCCTGCGCCCGAGTTGGGAAAACAATTTATGTCAGTTGGTATACTTGTCTGCTAAAAGAGAACTGCTTTTCAGTAAGTGCTAATTTATGGTTTTCTTCCATAGAACCTGTCTGTGCCGTGGGTCATGGTGTGACTGCCTTGTGTTGTGCTAACGCTGAGGATAAATCTTGGATATTTCAAGACTACAGTCTTACTGGGGTAACCTGAAACATGTTTTATATGATGTTTAAAAGCTGAGTTTAACAAACATTTTCTGAATTATCTTAATTGTCTTCTTCATGACATTTTACAAAAAAGGGTTATAGCTTGTCTCCAAACACACCGCTAAATACGCAAAGGAAATTCCTAAATGtgtgctgttttacctgccaaaggatttgtaattcttttCTGCAGGTTTTTTGATTCACACACCTTTGCTCAACAGCACATCTGGGGTCCTGCAcatcctaagggctcattcagatgggcgATTAAGCCCATCCGCTATGAAGAACCGCTGGCTTGCAGCATCTCTGAGCTGCATGGAGGCAGAGCCCATTGAAGTGGATGCACACGCAGTGGCGGCACAGAGACGatcgcatgtcaaattttgacatgcagGCAGGAACAGGTGCATGGATACGAATGCAGAGCCTCCACACACTACATTGCAGTTGAGTAACACTGTAAATCCTCATGAGAgacagtggttgatttactaaaactggaaagtgcaaaatctggtgcagcgctgcacagaaaccaatcagcttccattttttttttaatcaaagcttaatagaacaagctgaagtgaagaaccggattggctaccatgtacagctgcaccagattttgcactctccatttttagtaaatcggCCCCACAATCTGTTAGAAACACTATTACCTTCAGACACCTTTGATCATGACACCCATCATCATGTTTTTCACAACTTTTTATGTATATTGTTAAATATTCTATATAATTTTATGCATGTTACTCCTATTCTCCTCTCCCGGTCTATTAATATTGTGACGTCAGCCTTCTGTATACGAGCTGGTCCGTCAGCCTGACTATGGCAGCCTGCCTCTTATCCTAGAagactttgctaaagaagctggagcAACATTTAGTGGTAAGAATAGAAACACACATTGAAGCTTATTATAGTATACCTGTGGGCTCACCTTATATTCTTAGAACTATAGAACAAGCACCTTGTGCTATCTTCAGATCATTGGGGTATCAAAATGTGGGTGCCCTGTTATGCAGATATCTACAACAGTTTTCATGGTTGATGCTTGGCTCACTTTCTTCTGCCCTTGCACATTTCTTATGGCCACCAAATATAAATGGTAGTCCCAGTGGCCAATGGATGATGGGCTGGAGATGAGACAATCCCAGGATTGAACATGCAAGCTGTTGTAAGTGTTTGTATGATACAGATGTATGTCTCTAATAATGGCATGTCACCCTTGAAAGCTGTGCTCCCTTACACAGGTCAGGTATTGACAGAGGTCTAAAAGATCTGCTTAAAGTGATCATACTCTTTGTTTATGTATGGCAAAGCAGAAGGTTCACTTAACTGATACATCCCCAGCTACAAATACTCTGCTTTTGTTTGCTCCCTTGCTGATACATTTGGCTACCAAAGAGAAATacctggtacttctgggtatggggCACATGTGACTcactcattttccttccacatgacATGTGCTTGGTTAATTAGGTACCCAGTAGCATCACATTGGGGCAGGGAGAGAATCTTCAGCTTTTGCACTTTGCTCCCATCACCCAAATGGCGTGTTGGGGGTGCATAACAAAGTAATTTATGCACAGCTTGGGTTGAAGACAGTACAGTGAAACTTTTGCTTTACACATACACATTTACACATGCTTTTTACACATGCAACACCAATTAATATTGTGTGATTGGATGAGCTGTACATTGACTGCATGGGTGCATGTATGTGATCATGTAGCTGGAAAACATTTAGCAGTATGGGTGTATGATCACATTGGCAAAATTTAGTGTATCCTATTCTAAGTGCAAGCTGGGTCTGTAATTTGCATGATAATCTTTTACTGCTGAGCCAAAACGTTGGGATTGACTAGCATTAGAATGTGTAATTGGGTGCAATTTGGCATTTGATTCAGCTTCCGAGCATGCTTTATCATTGGATCAGCGTAGCTCTGTACATACATTTTTTGATTATATCTTAGTAAGATCTATTACCTTTTACCAGTATACTTAGACATTAAAGTGCTAAGCCTATAAATGAATAGTTCAAATTAGATGTTTGCTTTAAATTATCTCTGTTGAGTATCTTAACTGACTGATTATCTGCATTCAGCAAGCGAGCCAGATGCTGTTCACGTTGTTCTGGACAGACATCTGATAACGGGACAAAATGATAATTCCACAATGGCTGCTGTTCAGAATTTGATCTTGCTCTGCAATGGAAGGTGGGTGCCAGCGTTTTGTCTTTGTCTTTGTGCTCATGTCAATATGCTGATATTTTCTGTGTAATCAAGCTGAGATAAGTAAAGTCTTTTTAATGTCCTTTAGAAATGCATGTAATTTAATCATACATTTAATCATTGTGTGTCTGATGTTTAAAATATTTATGTATAATGTGTTCTATATGCACATGGGGCAGAAATGACGGCCGCTGATCTTCTTATTGGTAAgtcaaatgccgtgtacacacggggcggacttttcggcaaaggttcttccgacggacttttgaacaaacggacttgcctacacacgatcacaccaaagtccgacggatttgtacatgatgacgtacgaccggactaaaataaggaagttgatagccagtagccaatagctgccctagcgtcggttttcgtccatcggactagcatacaaacgagcagatttttcgaccggagtcgagtccgttggaaagatttgaaacatgttccaaatataaagcccgtctgatttttgaccgaaaaagtcagctgaaggttcgaggaagcccacacatggttggattgtcagacggattcatcccgtcggaccagtccggccgaaaagtccgcccgtgtgtacacggcattatagatGGGTTCTGTCTGAGAACAAATGTCTTTCAGCAGTCTCTAATGACATGATTGCCAGAAACCATCTGATATTCACCAAGGAAAGACTGTGAATAATGTGATTCAGTAATACTGATATTTATATGTTTATTCATgggaaatatgatttttttttttaataaaaatcaccATTATAAATGAACAACCTGcatgcatgcatacacacacacacgtggaaGCTTCCAttgtcaatttttgttttttaaaattgcaATCACATGAGGCTATTGGCCTGATCCTTTTTTTActacacagtgaggttgatttactaaaactggaaagtgcaaaatctggtgcagctgcatagaaaccaatccgcttctaggTTTTTTTTGTTGTAGCGGGGtttgtgtcaaagcttaattgaa
It encodes the following:
- the GATD1 gene encoding glutamine amidotransferase-like class 1 domain-containing protein 1 isoform X2; translation: MWSSPYGKALDFLGINESDTRWFQEFQLKPYANPAKLESIDGSRYHALLIPHCPGAMTDLANSGYLARILQHFKAEKKPVCAVGHGVTALCCANAEDKSWIFQDYSLTGPSVYELVRQPDYGSLPLILEDFAKEAGATFSASEPDAVHVVLDRHLITGQNDNSTMAAVQNLILLCNGRK
- the GATD1 gene encoding glutamine amidotransferase-like class 1 domain-containing protein 1 isoform X1 gives rise to the protein MKKQGMPGSGAPTDRLTKPSCLIVCSAVSGGVSAQSFLQTFTLASSAFNLQVASPGGKALDFLGINESDTRWFQEFQLKPYANPAKLESIDGSRYHALLIPHCPGAMTDLANSGYLARILQHFKAEKKPVCAVGHGVTALCCANAEDKSWIFQDYSLTGPSVYELVRQPDYGSLPLILEDFAKEAGATFSASEPDAVHVVLDRHLITGQNDNSTMAAVQNLILLCNGRK